The proteins below come from a single Prochlorococcus marinus str. MIT 9215 genomic window:
- a CDS encoding phytoene desaturase family protein produces MEKYDVVIVGSGIGGLCCGSIIALSGKKVLICEAHSQPGGVAHSFKRNGYTFESGPSLWSGIGKWPTTNPLGQILKLLDEEVELFQYKGWQVIVPEGNFNLDVGEEPFKQTIKTLRGEKSVKEWESFISGIKPLSKIINEIPLLSFSPESINFLDLINLTSKFLPNINQIPKINKGFGNLVNNHLEDPFLRNWVDLLSFLISGMSMHDTNTAAMATLFNEWFEPNSYLEYPKGGSESIVKALINGFKKNGGELILSSRVKTINFNKNLATGITLNNGSSYSCESIVTNTDIWNLKKLIPNEISKKWSTKVLNPNKCDSFLHIHLGFDADGLENLPIHAIHVDEWEKGITAERNIVVFSIPSVLDKNMAPEGKHVLHGYTPANEPWEIWENLNPKELEYRNLKEERCSIFLNAVRKFIPDIDERIDLKMLGTPITHKKFTNTYCGSYGPALSAAKGLFPGCKTPVKNLFTCGASTFPGIGIPAVSASGAYAAEKIIGKKEFKTLLKKINL; encoded by the coding sequence ATGGAAAAGTACGATGTTGTAATAGTAGGTAGTGGAATAGGGGGATTATGTTGCGGCTCGATTATCGCTTTATCAGGCAAAAAAGTACTTATATGTGAAGCTCATAGTCAGCCGGGAGGTGTTGCTCACAGTTTTAAAAGAAATGGTTACACTTTCGAGTCAGGTCCTTCATTGTGGAGTGGAATAGGTAAATGGCCGACAACTAATCCCCTAGGGCAAATTCTTAAATTACTTGATGAGGAAGTTGAACTATTTCAATACAAAGGATGGCAAGTAATTGTCCCAGAAGGGAATTTTAATCTTGATGTGGGGGAAGAACCTTTTAAACAAACAATTAAAACTCTAAGAGGTGAGAAATCTGTTAAGGAATGGGAATCTTTTATTTCCGGAATAAAACCTCTTAGCAAAATAATAAATGAAATACCGTTACTCTCATTTTCTCCCGAATCAATAAATTTCTTAGATTTAATAAATTTAACCTCAAAATTTTTACCTAATATCAATCAAATACCAAAAATTAATAAAGGCTTTGGGAATTTAGTAAATAATCATCTAGAGGATCCTTTTCTCAGGAATTGGGTTGATTTATTGAGCTTTTTGATCAGTGGTATGTCAATGCATGATACAAATACAGCTGCGATGGCTACTTTATTTAACGAATGGTTTGAACCAAATTCATACCTTGAATACCCCAAAGGAGGTAGTGAATCTATCGTAAAAGCTTTAATTAATGGATTTAAAAAAAATGGAGGAGAATTAATTCTTTCTTCGAGAGTAAAGACAATTAACTTCAATAAAAATTTAGCCACAGGTATAACTCTGAATAATGGTTCTAGTTATAGTTGTGAATCTATTGTCACGAATACTGATATTTGGAATTTAAAAAAGTTAATTCCAAATGAAATTTCAAAAAAATGGAGCACAAAAGTTTTGAACCCTAATAAATGTGATTCTTTCCTTCACATACATCTAGGTTTTGATGCTGATGGTCTTGAAAATTTGCCAATACACGCGATACATGTTGATGAGTGGGAAAAAGGTATAACCGCAGAAAGAAATATAGTCGTATTTTCAATCCCATCTGTTTTAGATAAAAATATGGCCCCTGAAGGAAAACATGTTCTTCATGGATATACTCCCGCAAATGAACCTTGGGAAATTTGGGAAAACCTAAATCCAAAGGAATTAGAATATAGAAATTTGAAAGAAGAAAGATGTTCAATATTCCTTAATGCAGTGCGAAAATTCATCCCTGATATAGATGAAAGGATTGATTTAAAGATGCTAGGAACCCCAATCACTCATAAAAAATTCACTAATACCTATTGCGGTAGTTACGGCCCTGCATTATCTGCAGCAAAAGGTCTTTTTCCAGGCTGCAAAACTCCAGTGAAAAATTTATTTACTTGCGGCGCAAGTACATTTCCAGGTATTGGAATTCCTGCTGTTTCAGCAAGTGGCGCTTACGCAGCTGAAAAAATTATTGGTAAAAAAGAGTTTAAAACTCTTCTTAAGAAAATAAATTTATGA
- the arfB gene encoding alternative ribosome rescue aminoacyl-tRNA hydrolase ArfB: protein MDLKITKTLVIPSNEIKWRFSKSSGPGGQNVNKIESRVEIIFNLEDSKVLNNYQKEILKINLKNKLVNNSLCLAVQEHRNQLLNRQLALMKFSSIIKNALNKPFKLRKSTQPTKASQKKRVEFKKKRGELKKNRQKEKIYQI from the coding sequence ATGGATTTAAAAATTACTAAAACATTAGTAATCCCATCCAACGAAATTAAATGGCGATTTTCCAAATCCTCCGGTCCTGGAGGGCAAAATGTAAATAAAATTGAAAGTAGAGTAGAGATTATTTTTAATTTAGAAGATTCAAAAGTACTAAATAATTATCAGAAAGAAATTCTTAAAATAAACTTGAAAAACAAATTAGTAAATAATAGCTTGTGTTTAGCGGTTCAAGAACACAGAAATCAATTATTAAATAGGCAGCTAGCTTTAATGAAATTTAGTTCAATCATAAAAAATGCTTTAAATAAACCATTTAAATTAAGAAAATCTACACAACCTACTAAAGCATCACAAAAGAAAAGAGTTGAGTTTAAGAAAAAACGTGGTGAATTGAAAAAAAATCGACAAAAAGAAAAAATATATCAAATATGA
- a CDS encoding LysM peptidoglycan-binding domain-containing protein, with product MKFVFLGITILLNLFNQSYIKSEEKIDIGTYKIENIAKKDSINEDKTENKKIHIVKSGETLSSISKLYSINKDFIIKLNNLKDQNYIFIGQNLIISESYKNKLKQSDGKNYHIVQIGENLTEISNKYNLKIGYLLKINNLKNPDSIKVGEKIFLRKNNPSTLENTQIHKNKKKNEFFELDKQIYGPIIIKNKSYGNNEDRKVLNVLNQDNKKLILSINCEKNELNVRIPGRKWMGAKPVKEEFEKDLINDFC from the coding sequence ATGAAATTTGTATTTTTAGGAATTACGATCTTACTTAATTTGTTTAATCAATCATATATAAAGTCCGAAGAGAAGATTGATATAGGAACTTATAAAATCGAGAATATTGCTAAAAAAGATTCAATTAATGAAGATAAAACTGAAAACAAAAAAATTCATATAGTAAAAAGTGGAGAGACACTTTCAAGTATTTCAAAACTCTATTCAATTAATAAAGATTTCATTATTAAATTGAATAATTTAAAAGATCAAAATTATATCTTTATTGGCCAAAATCTCATTATCTCCGAATCTTATAAAAATAAGTTAAAACAATCAGATGGAAAAAATTACCACATTGTTCAGATAGGTGAAAATCTTACTGAGATCTCAAACAAATATAATTTGAAGATAGGATATTTGTTAAAAATAAATAATCTTAAGAATCCTGATTCAATAAAAGTGGGGGAAAAGATTTTTTTAAGAAAAAATAATCCTAGTACTTTGGAAAATACTCAAATACATAAGAATAAGAAAAAAAATGAATTTTTTGAATTAGATAAACAAATATATGGTCCAATAATTATTAAAAATAAATCTTATGGAAACAATGAAGATAGAAAAGTTTTAAATGTATTAAATCAAGACAATAAAAAACTGATTCTTTCAATAAATTGCGAAAAAAATGAATTAAATGTAAGAATTCCAGGCAGAAAATGGATGGGAGCCAAGCCTGTTAAAGAAGAATTCGAAAAAGATTTGATAAATGATTTTTGTTAG
- a CDS encoding small RNA NsiR4-regulated ssr1528 family protein yields MKKMGMQAVDLAIQNGVDLDGTPIPQKMLDLYNRIMDEENKRQRSGVKKSMRNRCVKTGSKHFDKETLNQLLIDSGWEGLKEKEILFFYN; encoded by the coding sequence ATGAAGAAAATGGGAATGCAGGCTGTAGATCTTGCTATTCAAAATGGAGTGGATCTTGACGGTACTCCAATCCCTCAAAAAATGCTAGATCTATATAATAGAATTATGGATGAGGAGAATAAAAGACAAAGGAGTGGTGTTAAAAAATCAATGAGAAATAGATGCGTCAAAACTGGTTCTAAGCATTTTGATAAAGAAACATTGAATCAATTATTAATAGACTCAGGATGGGAAGGTCTCAAAGAAAAAGAAATTTTGTTTTTTTATAACTAA
- a CDS encoding alternative oxidase, whose translation MKKLNSLILNSTINFLDFIYSGRSLQRFWVLEVIARSPYFAFLSVLHFKESLGIKNEKTMILMKEHFYQAINETEHLKEMEKRGGDRFWIDRFFARHLVLVYYWIMVFYYFLSPANAYDVNIKIEEHAFETYSKYLIDNPNDQKIKEIAQDELNHVQELNEALSMLAKV comes from the coding sequence ATGAAGAAATTAAATTCTTTGATTTTGAATAGCACAATTAACTTCTTAGACTTCATATACTCTGGTAGATCTTTACAAAGATTTTGGGTTTTAGAAGTTATAGCTAGATCACCTTATTTCGCATTTCTTTCAGTTCTTCATTTTAAAGAATCTCTAGGAATTAAAAATGAGAAAACAATGATTTTAATGAAAGAACATTTTTATCAAGCTATTAACGAAACTGAGCATCTTAAAGAAATGGAGAAAAGAGGAGGTGATAGGTTCTGGATTGATAGATTTTTTGCGAGACACCTTGTTCTTGTCTATTACTGGATCATGGTTTTTTATTATTTCCTCTCTCCAGCTAATGCTTATGATGTAAACATAAAAATCGAAGAACATGCATTTGAAACTTATTCCAAATATTTAATAGATAATCCAAATGATCAAAAAATAAAAGAAATTGCTCAAGATGAATTAAATCATGTCCAAGAACTTAACGAAGCTTTGTCAATGCTTGCAAAAGTTTAG
- a CDS encoding DNA-formamidopyrimidine glycosylase, whose protein sequence is MPELPEVETVRRGLEQKLNNFIIKKVEVCRDSTVAFPNKKEDFIGGLNNSLLYKWNRRGKYLIAELKKLGNENGRFPLEKFSKNNGFLIVHLRMTGYFKFINNSAQPCKHTRIRVFDNKNNELRYIDVRSFGQMWWIKEGLSPNKIIKGLGSLGPEPFSKDFDEIYLKKVISKRTKSIKAILLDQTIVAGIGNIYADESLYSAGISPFREARTIKKNELIKLKESIVTVLKNSIGSGGTTFSDFRDLEGENGNFGLQTNVYRRTGKECRKCGNLIERKKISGRSTHWCPKCQK, encoded by the coding sequence TTGCCTGAATTACCTGAAGTTGAAACTGTTCGGAGAGGTTTAGAGCAAAAACTTAATAACTTTATTATTAAAAAAGTAGAAGTCTGTAGGGACTCTACTGTTGCGTTTCCAAATAAAAAGGAAGATTTTATTGGAGGACTTAATAACTCTCTCTTATACAAATGGAATAGAAGAGGAAAATATTTAATAGCTGAGCTAAAAAAATTAGGAAATGAGAATGGTAGATTTCCTCTAGAAAAATTCTCAAAAAATAACGGATTTCTTATAGTTCATTTAAGAATGACTGGATATTTCAAATTTATTAATAATTCTGCTCAGCCCTGTAAACATACAAGAATAAGAGTTTTCGATAATAAAAATAATGAACTTAGATACATTGACGTAAGAAGTTTCGGTCAAATGTGGTGGATCAAGGAAGGTCTATCGCCTAACAAAATAATCAAAGGATTAGGTTCATTAGGACCAGAACCATTTTCTAAAGACTTTGATGAAATTTACCTTAAGAAAGTTATTTCAAAACGAACAAAATCTATAAAAGCTATTCTATTAGATCAAACAATAGTGGCAGGTATAGGTAATATTTATGCTGATGAAAGTTTATACTCTGCTGGCATCTCACCTTTTCGGGAAGCTCGAACAATTAAAAAAAATGAGTTGATCAAGCTCAAGGAATCAATTGTAACTGTATTAAAAAACAGTATAGGCTCTGGGGGGACTACTTTTAGCGATTTTAGAGATTTGGAAGGAGAGAATGGGAATTTTGGTTTACAGACAAATGTCTATAGGAGAACTGGTAAAGAATGTCGTAAGTGTGGAAATTTAATTGAAAGGAAAAAAATTTCTGGAAGAAGTACCCATTGGTGTCCTAAGTGCCAAAAATAA
- a CDS encoding aldehyde dehydrogenase family protein, whose product MKSSDKFHLEDIYKLKNTVITGKTEDIKWRIKQINIVSKLLDENKKEIIKSLFIDLGKSEIEGLSEILLVKEEISLIKKKLNSWMRPKEIDTPFYLFPSSSKIIYEPLGCVLILGPYNYPLLYVLKPLVNIFSAGNTAVIKPSEKCPATSKLIKKLTSKYFHKEVLLTVEGDYKQSIKLVEQHFDHIFFTGSTKTGKSIMKLASKNLTPLTLELSGTNPVIIFKNANLEVAAKRIVWGKFFNSGQSCVAPNHIFVDKEIENNFIEKLKKCILSFYGENPITSENLSKLEKKQFSSTVEILKRYKKEKRILYGGTFNKKTLKISPTIMKAKLDETDILQKELFSSLLPVIGIKNKESALEQINQTSKPLAIYLFGGNKKIHNHISKVTSSGSICINDVMLPVLIPNLPFGGVGKSGIGKFHGEEGFRNFSNQKSITFKGFLFDLDLRYPPYERIKKFLKIVFKI is encoded by the coding sequence ATGAAGAGTTCCGATAAATTTCATTTAGAAGATATCTATAAATTAAAAAATACTGTTATCACTGGTAAAACGGAAGATATAAAATGGCGGATTAAACAAATTAATATAGTTTCAAAACTTTTGGATGAAAATAAAAAAGAGATAATAAAATCACTTTTTATTGATCTAGGAAAATCTGAAATTGAAGGTCTTTCAGAAATACTTTTAGTGAAAGAAGAAATTTCACTTATAAAAAAGAAACTCAATTCTTGGATGCGTCCAAAAGAGATTGATACACCTTTTTATCTATTTCCATCATCCTCCAAAATTATTTATGAACCTCTTGGTTGTGTCTTGATTCTTGGCCCATATAATTATCCATTACTATATGTTTTAAAGCCATTGGTAAATATTTTCTCAGCAGGAAATACTGCTGTTATAAAACCGTCAGAGAAATGTCCTGCAACCTCAAAACTTATCAAAAAACTTACTTCCAAATATTTTCATAAAGAAGTCCTATTAACAGTAGAGGGTGATTATAAACAATCCATAAAATTAGTTGAACAACATTTTGACCATATATTTTTTACAGGAAGCACTAAAACAGGTAAATCTATTATGAAATTGGCTTCAAAAAACTTAACTCCATTAACTCTTGAATTGAGCGGAACAAATCCTGTCATTATTTTCAAGAATGCAAATCTAGAAGTTGCTGCGAAAAGAATAGTTTGGGGCAAATTTTTTAATTCTGGTCAATCCTGCGTAGCTCCAAATCATATCTTTGTAGATAAAGAAATTGAAAATAATTTTATAGAAAAATTAAAGAAATGCATATTAAGTTTTTACGGAGAAAATCCAATTACTTCTGAAAACTTATCTAAATTAGAGAAAAAGCAATTTTCATCGACTGTAGAAATTCTGAAAAGATATAAAAAGGAAAAAAGAATTTTATATGGAGGAACTTTTAATAAGAAAACGTTAAAAATATCTCCTACAATTATGAAAGCAAAATTAGATGAAACAGATATTTTACAAAAAGAACTATTCAGTTCTTTACTGCCAGTAATTGGGATAAAAAATAAAGAATCAGCCTTAGAACAAATTAATCAAACATCAAAACCATTGGCCATTTACTTATTTGGAGGTAATAAAAAAATTCACAATCATATTTCAAAAGTTACCAGCTCAGGAAGTATTTGCATCAATGACGTTATGCTACCAGTCCTTATTCCAAATTTACCTTTTGGCGGTGTTGGAAAAAGTGGCATTGGTAAATTTCATGGAGAAGAAGGTTTTCGAAATTTTTCAAATCAAAAATCTATTACTTTCAAAGGTTTTTTATTTGATTTAGATTTAAGGTATCCTCCTTACGAAAGAATTAAGAAATTTTTAAAAATTGTTTTTAAAATTTAA
- a CDS encoding TIGR03894 family protein produces MAVDRELLKEVTQELWNTVKKLRPEIDKETRLQLVLKALLTIGDLPDQLQAAMVVGVCAEMDKSDIDTNSQTKDRTGVDTSSGRKVVRRSSAK; encoded by the coding sequence TTGGCTGTAGATCGAGAACTTTTAAAAGAAGTTACCCAAGAACTTTGGAATACTGTAAAAAAATTAAGACCTGAAATTGATAAGGAAACCAGACTCCAATTAGTTTTAAAGGCTCTACTAACTATTGGAGATTTGCCAGATCAATTGCAGGCTGCAATGGTAGTAGGTGTTTGTGCAGAAATGGATAAGAGTGATATTGATACTAATTCTCAAACAAAAGATAGAACGGGAGTTGATACCTCTTCAGGAAGAAAAGTAGTTAGAAGAAGTTCAGCTAAATAA
- a CDS encoding DUF3104 domain-containing protein, with amino-acid sequence MSSVTPEFLFVRPGDYVAIKNEENCEDFKKKNKNYWVGQVIDCIGGARNPNSWTLFQVANIDNGEITIINADIVEKILKPSES; translated from the coding sequence GTGAGCTCGGTAACTCCTGAGTTTCTTTTCGTTAGGCCTGGTGATTATGTCGCAATTAAAAATGAAGAAAATTGCGAAGATTTCAAGAAAAAGAACAAAAATTATTGGGTCGGTCAAGTTATCGACTGTATTGGAGGGGCTAGAAATCCAAACTCATGGACATTATTTCAAGTAGCCAATATTGATAATGGAGAGATTACTATAATCAACGCCGATATTGTAGAAAAAATTTTGAAACCTTCAGAAAGTTAA
- a CDS encoding Nif11-like leader peptide family natural product precursor, with protein sequence MSFSEIRKFLIKMQSDEELKKQVTTSSTADDVALIGQRLGYDFSGDDLLRFNGQKVDKVTVRKVDHPGEYH encoded by the coding sequence ATGAGTTTTTCTGAAATAAGAAAATTTTTAATTAAGATGCAATCCGATGAAGAATTAAAAAAGCAGGTTACTACATCCTCTACAGCAGATGATGTAGCCTTAATAGGTCAACGCTTAGGTTATGACTTTTCAGGAGATGATCTTTTAAGATTTAATGGACAAAAAGTTGATAAAGTTACCGTAAGAAAGGTAGATCATCCAGGAGAATACCACTAA
- a CDS encoding DUF1651 domain-containing protein, with protein MNSTNDFWLIDSNFVGVMRFYKDRDYSDKSIDYMFIEEGIIMGIHGENPPLMKTRKKIVIEEARLLWQKLLNEGWQKTNKKW; from the coding sequence TTGAATTCAACTAATGATTTCTGGTTAATTGACTCTAATTTTGTAGGGGTGATGCGTTTCTACAAAGATAGAGATTATTCTGATAAATCTATTGATTATATGTTTATTGAAGAAGGAATTATTATGGGAATTCATGGAGAAAATCCTCCATTAATGAAAACTAGAAAAAAAATTGTTATTGAAGAAGCGAGATTATTATGGCAAAAATTGTTAAATGAAGGTTGGCAAAAAACTAATAAAAAATGGTGA
- a CDS encoding peroxiredoxin produces the protein MQIGDKIPEFSLLDQNGVKRSNKGLKNPLVLFFYPKDDTPGCTIEVCGFRDKYDLFKVLGAQVWGVSNGSTSSHLAFANKNKLQYPLLCDTNDSLRKTFKVPKVLGFMDGRVTYVIDRKGTVRHIFRDLLNGPEHIKEAIRVLKEIQNQ, from the coding sequence GTGCAGATTGGAGATAAAATTCCAGAATTTTCTTTACTGGATCAAAATGGAGTTAAAAGATCAAATAAGGGTTTAAAAAATCCCCTTGTTTTGTTTTTTTATCCAAAAGATGATACGCCGGGTTGCACTATAGAAGTTTGCGGATTTAGAGATAAATATGACTTATTTAAAGTATTAGGAGCACAAGTTTGGGGAGTAAGTAATGGAAGTACCTCAAGTCATTTGGCATTTGCTAATAAAAATAAATTACAATATCCATTACTTTGTGATACGAATGACTCTCTTAGGAAAACTTTTAAAGTTCCTAAAGTATTAGGTTTTATGGATGGTAGGGTAACTTACGTTATTGATCGCAAAGGGACAGTTAGGCATATTTTTAGAGATTTATTGAATGGTCCTGAACACATTAAAGAGGCAATTAGAGTACTTAAGGAAATTCAAAATCAATAA
- a CDS encoding photosystem I reaction center subunit IV, whose protein sequence is MAIARGDFVRIKRPESYWYNEIGKVASIDKTGIKYNCTVRFDKCNYAGISGTAEGATTNMFAESELEKA, encoded by the coding sequence ATGGCAATTGCAAGAGGCGATTTCGTAAGAATAAAAAGACCAGAATCATACTGGTACAACGAAATAGGTAAAGTTGCTTCTATTGATAAAACAGGAATTAAATATAATTGCACTGTTAGATTTGATAAATGTAATTATGCCGGAATTAGCGGAACTGCTGAAGGGGCAACTACAAATATGTTTGCAGAAAGTGAATTAGAAAAAGCTTAA
- a CDS encoding GNAT family N-acetyltransferase has protein sequence MSENFSIRLISINEIPEVTNWAKLEGFSPGIDDISIYRNTDKQGLWVACLDNNPIGSIACIKYNSSYGFIGLFIVKKEFRNNGYGVRLWKHALDYLKNLDCIGLEAAPARLNDYEKWGFSKSSITNRWKLNSSQDLPLKNFYKDQLHSFKVVPGNKISSEAVLIYDDQREPSPRPHFLKDWLKNSHGNVSAIIDNNGMCHGFGRIRPCVLEDNERGWRIGPLLADTPPLAELLIRELVSDLDSQILLDCSNLNPYANYLLSSLGFEEISKTYRMYKGIQPFCPMNQVYGLACLELG, from the coding sequence ATGAGTGAAAATTTTTCAATTAGATTGATATCTATAAATGAAATACCAGAAGTAACAAACTGGGCAAAGTTAGAAGGATTTTCTCCAGGTATTGATGACATATCAATTTATAGAAATACAGATAAACAAGGGTTATGGGTAGCCTGTCTCGATAATAATCCTATAGGTTCTATTGCCTGCATAAAATATAATTCATCATATGGTTTTATAGGTTTATTTATCGTTAAAAAAGAATTCCGAAATAATGGATATGGAGTGAGATTATGGAAACATGCTCTCGATTATTTAAAAAATCTTGATTGTATTGGTCTAGAGGCGGCTCCAGCTAGATTGAATGATTACGAAAAGTGGGGTTTTAGCAAATCTTCCATTACAAATCGATGGAAATTAAATAGTTCTCAAGATTTGCCATTGAAAAATTTCTATAAAGATCAACTTCATTCTTTTAAAGTTGTCCCAGGTAACAAAATTTCCTCTGAAGCTGTTTTGATTTATGATGATCAAAGAGAACCAAGTCCTAGGCCTCATTTTCTAAAGGACTGGTTGAAAAATTCTCATGGTAATGTTAGCGCAATTATCGATAATAACGGGATGTGCCATGGATTTGGTAGGATAAGACCTTGTGTGTTGGAAGATAATGAGCGAGGCTGGAGAATCGGACCTCTATTGGCGGATACTCCACCACTTGCTGAACTATTAATAAGGGAGTTAGTTAGTGATTTAGATTCCCAAATCTTATTGGATTGCTCTAATCTTAATCCTTATGCCAATTATCTTTTATCAAGTTTGGGATTTGAGGAAATATCAAAAACTTACAGAATGTATAAAGGCATTCAACCTTTCTGCCCAATGAATCAAGTATACGGACTTGCCTGCTTGGAATTGGGGTGA
- a CDS encoding glycoside hydrolase 100 family protein → MAERFSQKNLRVRPSSDEEKIVTNAKKHFEKTLVEISGELVGSVAALEHPTKNKKLNYGEIFLRDNVPVMIYLITQKRYEIVKKFLSVCLELQSANYQTRGVFPTSFVEENGKLIGDYGQRSIGRITSADASLWWPILCWYYVNKSGDYAFGKSQSVQRGIQLLLDLVLHPTFEGTPVLFVPDCAFMIDRPMDVWGAPLEVEVLLHGCLKSCINLMELSRADHVSRLLDQRLILTNQWVKDLGSFLLKHYWVTSQTMQILRRRPTEQYGDDQHFNEFNVQPQVVPSWLQDWLENRGGYLIGNIRTGRPDFRFYSLGNSLACIFGVLPSEEQRALFRLVLHNRQHLMAQMPMRICHPHMDVEEWQNKTGSDPKNWPWSYHNGGHWPSLLWFFGTAVLLHQKNYGSDDVILMEEMKSLIEESYWCQLNQLPKQEWAEYFDGPTGTWVGQQSRTYQTWTIVGFLLMNHFLRNGYKDLDMFKF, encoded by the coding sequence ATGGCAGAAAGATTTAGTCAAAAAAATTTAAGGGTAAGGCCAAGTTCCGATGAGGAAAAAATTGTAACAAATGCGAAAAAACACTTCGAAAAGACTTTAGTTGAAATATCAGGCGAGCTAGTAGGCAGTGTTGCCGCGCTAGAACACCCAACAAAAAATAAAAAGTTAAATTATGGAGAAATATTTTTAAGAGATAACGTACCTGTAATGATTTATCTCATTACCCAAAAACGTTACGAAATTGTCAAAAAGTTCCTAAGTGTATGTCTTGAGTTACAAAGCGCTAATTATCAAACACGCGGTGTATTTCCTACTAGTTTCGTTGAAGAAAACGGAAAGCTCATTGGAGACTATGGTCAGAGATCAATAGGAAGGATAACTTCAGCTGATGCAAGTTTATGGTGGCCCATTTTATGTTGGTATTACGTCAATAAAAGCGGTGATTATGCATTCGGAAAAAGTCAAAGCGTTCAAAGAGGTATTCAACTTCTGCTAGATCTAGTTCTACATCCAACTTTTGAGGGTACTCCAGTACTTTTTGTCCCAGATTGTGCATTTATGATTGATAGACCTATGGATGTATGGGGAGCACCTCTGGAAGTTGAAGTTTTACTTCATGGATGTTTAAAAAGTTGTATAAATTTAATGGAATTAAGTAGAGCTGATCATGTTAGTAGACTTTTAGACCAAAGACTTATTCTTACAAATCAATGGGTTAAGGATTTAGGAAGTTTTCTCTTAAAGCATTATTGGGTTACAAGCCAAACGATGCAAATTTTAAGAAGAAGACCAACGGAACAATATGGAGATGATCAACACTTTAATGAATTTAATGTTCAACCTCAGGTAGTGCCTTCATGGCTACAAGATTGGTTAGAGAATAGAGGTGGTTATCTAATAGGAAATATCAGGACAGGAAGGCCTGACTTTCGATTTTACAGTTTAGGCAATTCTCTGGCTTGTATATTCGGTGTACTACCCTCTGAAGAACAAAGAGCTTTATTTAGATTAGTTTTACATAACAGACAGCATTTGATGGCTCAAATGCCCATGAGAATTTGTCATCCTCATATGGATGTCGAAGAATGGCAAAATAAAACCGGATCGGATCCGAAGAATTGGCCCTGGAGTTACCATAACGGAGGTCACTGGCCAAGTTTACTTTGGTTTTTTGGTACCGCCGTTCTATTGCATCAAAAAAATTATGGTTCTGATGACGTGATTCTCATGGAAGAAATGAAATCTTTAATAGAGGAATCATATTGGTGTCAACTTAATCAATTACCTAAGCAAGAATGGGCAGAATATTTTGATGGTCCTACAGGTACTTGGGTTGGTCAACAATCAAGAACTTATCAAACTTGGACTATTGTTGGTTTTTTATTAATGAATCATTTCCTAAGAAATGGATATAAAGATTTAGATATGTTTAAATTTTAA
- a CDS encoding TatA/E family twin arginine-targeting protein translocase → MNIFGVGLPEVTVILILALLIFGPKKLPELGKQLGKTLKSLKKASNEFQNEIDQVMNEEDESPKSIESNQTNEINQEKIDSENSKK, encoded by the coding sequence ATGAATATTTTTGGTGTAGGTTTGCCTGAAGTTACTGTAATACTTATCTTAGCTCTTTTAATTTTTGGTCCAAAAAAGCTTCCAGAATTAGGGAAACAGCTTGGTAAAACTTTGAAAAGTCTTAAAAAAGCATCGAATGAATTTCAAAATGAAATAGACCAAGTTATGAACGAAGAAGATGAATCTCCTAAATCTATAGAAAGCAATCAAACCAATGAAATTAATCAAGAAAAAATAGATTCAGAAAACAGCAAAAAATAA